The following proteins are encoded in a genomic region of Stigmatopora nigra isolate UIUO_SnigA chromosome 3, RoL_Snig_1.1, whole genome shotgun sequence:
- the phlpp2 gene encoding PH domain leucine-rich repeat-containing protein phosphatase 2 isoform X4, producing the protein MKQAGSRGCMARKRRFGSRERDWLKSDTKRGCLCLYGDTVDPQLATSGPQADMQLVLCSTSTTVEELCAQRDGEGLFVQLHGDLFRRLEPTERPLQMLYDYLAAMGYGDPPRLQQEAANPDLSCLIRFYSKRPANADQQERTLLKGVFSVRKGKTQLHKWAERQVILCGTCLIVASVKDSLTGKMHILPLVGGKVEEVKRRQHCLMFSSAGSQAQTYFVNFDTLADYQRWHRQANKVVSQTVSLVDLSCYSLEAVPEYLFYSQDVTHLNLRHNFMSLLGSGGLLHLPRFSQLKSLNLSHNRLGVFPECVCEILTLTELSLSCNNLHSVPSQIENLQSLQTLSLDGNHLSSLPAELGELTQLGVLGLSFNDFNHIPAVLERLIAVDKLSMAGNQVVCLEVCALLSVSHLKHIDLRLNGLRCVKSESPENVTQLTHLDLRDNFLDSLDLTSLCSLEALHCQRNQLKTLAVNGFALRMLQAGSNRLSAVNVSPVPNQLTHLDLSQNLLELLPDWVCDSKKMEMMDVTHNLLTELPSRLLSSLSLKKLHVGNNCLQKLPDLLEHVPLEVLDVQHNKLGELPESLFFKALNLKHLNASANNLESIPSCGQSDDSLSTLQELYLTRNALDENCVAMLVGHHNLRVLHMAYNQLQSFPASKLSKLELLEELNLSGNKLKSIPSTVSSCKKLHTLIAHSNHISVFPEILDLPEIKLVDLSCNEMTEIQLLKSLPPTLQELDLTGNSSLILEHKTLYLFSHIPTLKLDQKSTTMGDSQNVSTPWSHGYSEMSGQRNKLCVSVLAIDQLGDSLEACYGIFDGDRNEEVPRLLQCTMGDVLCEEVQHSSIDSVYMSNTFLTSHRKLGMAGQKLGASALLCYIHHESSEPGGYLSVTVANVGNCQAVLCRDGRPVPLSKVYNLENCTEEMERVKLSKAIITEDNKVSGVTCCSRLLGCSYLSPWVLPKPWVHTEPLSSHEDFLILGNRALFERVSYQEAVCTVQAVRDPRVAAKKLCTLAQSYGCKDNIGAAVVALKITEDGCTCEPPVYTAEARCVPVSTTPAPSDSATLSSTSGVVSEFNSETSASEVGSEAGSTASDDHPTSGGVAPRPERRCSLHPATAPPAITVPGSVGLVSHAGPFQRQPSCATFSSNHSDNGLDSDDDTPPEGVISNGSRLEVEVDIHCCAFQLRSGAPEYPTETDLDYPNGKTRRQNGVVVSATNGCLLAVCGRELADLRKSPSASCLFGKKLSNGSVVAPEDSHNLIEVALEAPKKRSGYFTAPAQQDPEDQLIVPPCLEQEVREQLKSQNPLVLGPAAISTPPSLKDSAWDQSHPSPLPFALSTVPGPGAPTIIKPEVYDTAL; encoded by the exons GAGGCTGGAGCCCACCGAGCGCCCCCTTCAGATGCTTTACGACTACCTGGCGGCCATGGGATACGGCGACCCGCCGCGCCTCCAACAAGAGGCCGCCAATCCCGACCTCAGCTGCTTGATCCGTTTCTATAGTA AGAGACCCGCGAACGCCGACCAGCAGGAGCGAACCTTGTTGAAGGGTGTGTTCAGCGTCCGCAAGGGAAAGACGCAGCTGCACAAGTGGGCTGAACGGCAGGTCATTCTGTGTGGGACGTGTCTCATCGTGGCCTCTGTCAAAGACAGCCTGACTGGAAAGATGCACATTCTGCCCCTGGTGGGGGGGAAG GTGGAAGAAGTGAAAAGGAGACAACACTGTCTGATGTTCAGCTCTGCGGGATCGCAGGCGCAGACTTACTTTGTCAATTTCGACACGCTGGCTGATTACCAGAGATGGCATCGACAGGCAAACAAA GTGGTCTCACAGACTGTCAGCCTGGTGGACCTTTCTTGCTACAGTTTAGAAGCAGTGCCTGAGTATCTCTTTTACAGCCAAGACGTCACCCACCTCAACCTGCGACACAATTTTATGAGCTTGCTGGGGTCTGGTGGTCTGCTTCATCTCCccag ATTCTCCCAGTTGAAGAGCTTGAACTTATCTCACAACCGTCTGGGGGTTTTCccggaatgtgtgtgtgaaatcCTCACCCTCACCGAGCTCAGCCTCAGCTGCAACAATCTCCACAGCGTACCCTCGCAGATTGAGAATCTCCAAAG ctTACAAACCCTGTCTTTGGACGGAAACCATCTTAGCTCCCTACCCGCCGAGCTGGGCGAACTGACCCAGCTGGGCGTCCTGGGCCTTTCCTTCAACGACTTTAATCACATCCCTGCTGTGCTGGAGAGACTGATTGCGGTGGACAAGTTGTCCATGGCCGGGAATCAAGTGGTGTGTTTGGAGGTGTGCGCTCTGCTCAGTGTGAGCCACCTCAAACACATCGACCTCAG GCTGAATGGACTCCGCTGTGTGAAAAGTGAAAGTCCTGAGAATGTGACCCAGCTAACCCACTTGGACCTGAGAGACAACTTTTTAGATTCTCTGGACCTCACTTCCCTCTGCAGTCTGGAGGCTCTCCACTGCCAGCGCAACCAATTGAAGACGCTGGCGGTCAACGGCTTTGCGCTCCGCATGCTTCAAGCTGGCAGCAATC gcctCAGTGCAGTCAATGTTTCCCCAGTCCCAAACCAGTTGACCCACTTGGATTTATCACA GAACCTCCTGGAGCTCCTGCCAGATTGGGTGTGTGactccaaaaaaatggagatgatGGATGTCACGCACAATCTCCTCACTGAGCTTCCATCCAG GTTGCTCAGCAGCTTGAGTTTAAAGAAGCTTCACGTAGGGAACAATTGCTTGCAGAAGTTGCCCGACCTGCTGGAGCACGTCCCTCTGGAGGTCTTGGATGTCCAGCACAATAAATTGGGAGAACTCCCAGAGAGTCTTTTCTTCAAGGCCTTAAA TCTAAAGCATTTAAACGCTTCGGCCAATAACCTGGAAAGTATTCCTTCCTGCGGCCAATCGGATGATAGCCTGAGCACCTTGCAGGAGCTCTACCTCACCAGGAACGCCCTCGATGAAAACTGCGTCGCCATGCTGGTCGGACACCACAATTTGAGGGTCCTGCACATGGCGTACAATCAGCTGCAGTCATTCCCAGCCAG taAACTGAGTAAACTGGAGCTGCTTGAGGAGCTCAATTTAAGTGGCAACAAACTGAAGAGCATTCCCTCTACCGTGTCGAGCTGCAAGAAACTGCATACTCTCATCGCACACTCCAATCACATTAGCGTCTTCCCGGAAATCCTCGACCTTCCTGAAATCAAG CTTGTGGATCTGAGCTGTAATGAGATGACTGAGATCCAACTGCTCAAATCGCTGCCGCCCAccctgcaggagttggatttgACAGGCAACAGCAGTCTGATTCTCGAACACAAAACTCTCTATCTCTTCAG TCACATCCCCACGTTGAAATTGGACCAGAAATCGACCACAATGGGAGACTCGCAAAACGTTTCCACTCCCTGGAGCCACGGGTACTCCGAAATGAGCGGCCAGAGAAACAA GTTGTGTGTGTCAGTGCTAGCCATTGATCAACTAGGAGACAGCCTTGAAGCCTGCTATGGTATTTTCGATGGGGACCGCAACGAGGAAGTACCTAGGCTGCTGCAGTGCACCATGGGTGACGTTCTGTGCGAGGAAGTCCAACATTCCAGTATTGACAGTGTGTATATGAGCAATACCTTCCTGACGTCTCACAG AAAGCTAGGTATGGCCGGACAAAAATTGGGTGCCTCTGCCTTGCTCTGTTATATCCATCACGAGTCCTCGGAACCGGGAGGCTACCTCAGTGTGACGGTGGCAAATGTGGGAAACTGCCAAGCGGTGTTGTGTCGGGATGGGCGACCCGTACCCCTCTCCAAAGTCTACAACCTGGAGAACTGCACAGAAGAAATGGAGAGAGTTAAACTCAGCAAAGCAATTATTACTGAG GATAACAAGGTGAGCGGTGTGACATGTTGCTCACGACTGCTGGGCTGCTCTTATCTCTCCCCCTGGGTGCTCCCCAAGCCCTGGGTTCACACCGAGCCACTTTCATCCCATGAAGACTTCTTGATTCTGGGGAATCGCGCACTGTTCGAGCGCGTGTCCTACCAGGAGGCCGTGTGCACGGTTCAGGCCGTGCGGGATCCGCGGGTGGCCGCCAAGAAGCTTTGCACGCTGGCTCAGAGCTACGGTTGCAAAGACAACATCGGGGCAGCTGTGGTGGCCTTGAAAATCACAGAGGACGGCTGCACCTGCGAGCCGCCAGTCTACACCGCTGAAGCCCGGTGCGTGCCGGTATCAACGACGCCCGCCCCCAGCGACTCGGCCACGTTGTCCTCCACTAGCGGGGTTGTTTCCGAGTTCAACAGCGAGACGTCCGCCTCCGAGGTGGGCAGCGAGGCGGGCTCCACCGCCTCCGACGACCACCCGACGTCAGGTGGAGTCGCGCCTCGCCCCGAGCGGCGTTGCAGCCTGCACCCGGCTACGGCGCCACCCGCAATCACAGTCCCGGGCTCGGTGGGGCTCGTGAGCCACGCGGGCCCTTTCCAGCGGCAACCTTCCTGCGCCACGTTCTCCAGCAACCACTCCGACAACGGCTTGGACAGCGACGACGACACTCCACCGGAAGGCGTCATCTCCAACGGAAGCAGGTTGGAAGTGGAGGTGGACATTCATTGCTGCGCCTTCCAGCTCCGCTCCGGGGCCCCCGAGTACCCGACGGAGACGGACCTTGATTATCCCAACGGCAAGACGCGCCGGCAGAACGGCGTGGTGGTCTCGGCCACGAACGGCTGCTTGTTGGCCGTTTGTGGACGAGAGCTTGCCGACCTGAGAAAATCGCCATCGGCCTCGTGTCTCTTTGGAAAGAAGTTATCCAACGGGTCCGTGGTGGCCCCCGAGGACAGTCACAATCTCATCGAGGTGGCCCTGGAAGCACCTAAGAAGAGGTCCGGGTATTTCACTGCCCCGGCGCAACAGGACCCCGAAGACCAGCTGATTGTACCTCCGTGTTTGGAGCAGGAAGTGCGGGAGCAGTTAAAAAGCCAGAATCCTCTCGTTTTGGGACCCGCCGCGATATCCACACCCCCTTCCTTAAAAGACTCAGCGTGGGACCAATCGCACCCTTCCCCTCTTCCCTTTGCCCTGAGCACCGTGCCAGGCCCTGGAGCCCCCACCATCATAAAGCCTGAAGTCTACGATACCGCCCTCTAA
- the phlpp2 gene encoding PH domain leucine-rich repeat-containing protein phosphatase 2 isoform X1 produces MAMEDQPDSPVTDKRGESGACIDRQPDALLHQAGLGHVGVRGSAAGIRVLKRNMKQAGSRGCMARKRRFGSRERDWLKSDTKRGCLCLYGDTVDPQLATSGPQADMQLVLCSTSTTVEELCAQRDGEGLFVQLHGDLFRRLEPTERPLQMLYDYLAAMGYGDPPRLQQEAANPDLSCLIRFYSKRPANADQQERTLLKGVFSVRKGKTQLHKWAERQVILCGTCLIVASVKDSLTGKMHILPLVGGKVEEVKRRQHCLMFSSAGSQAQTYFVNFDTLADYQRWHRQANKVVSQTVSLVDLSCYSLEAVPEYLFYSQDVTHLNLRHNFMSLLGSGGLLHLPRFSQLKSLNLSHNRLGVFPECVCEILTLTELSLSCNNLHSVPSQIENLQSLQTLSLDGNHLSSLPAELGELTQLGVLGLSFNDFNHIPAVLERLIAVDKLSMAGNQVVCLEVCALLSVSHLKHIDLRLNGLRCVKSESPENVTQLTHLDLRDNFLDSLDLTSLCSLEALHCQRNQLKTLAVNGFALRMLQAGSNRLSAVNVSPVPNQLTHLDLSQNLLELLPDWVCDSKKMEMMDVTHNLLTELPSRLLSSLSLKKLHVGNNCLQKLPDLLEHVPLEVLDVQHNKLGELPESLFFKALNLKHLNASANNLESIPSCGQSDDSLSTLQELYLTRNALDENCVAMLVGHHNLRVLHMAYNQLQSFPASKLSKLELLEELNLSGNKLKSIPSTVSSCKKLHTLIAHSNHISVFPEILDLPEIKLVDLSCNEMTEIQLLKSLPPTLQELDLTGNSSLILEHKTLYLFSHIPTLKLDQKSTTMGDSQNVSTPWSHGYSEMSGQRNKLCVSVLAIDQLGDSLEACYGIFDGDRNEEVPRLLQCTMGDVLCEEVQHSSIDSVYMSNTFLTSHRKLGMAGQKLGASALLCYIHHESSEPGGYLSVTVANVGNCQAVLCRDGRPVPLSKVYNLENCTEEMERVKLSKAIITEDNKVSGVTCCSRLLGCSYLSPWVLPKPWVHTEPLSSHEDFLILGNRALFERVSYQEAVCTVQAVRDPRVAAKKLCTLAQSYGCKDNIGAAVVALKITEDGCTCEPPVYTAEARCVPVSTTPAPSDSATLSSTSGVVSEFNSETSASEVGSEAGSTASDDHPTSGGVAPRPERRCSLHPATAPPAITVPGSVGLVSHAGPFQRQPSCATFSSNHSDNGLDSDDDTPPEGVISNGSRLEVEVDIHCCAFQLRSGAPEYPTETDLDYPNGKTRRQNGVVVSATNGCLLAVCGRELADLRKSPSASCLFGKKLSNGSVVAPEDSHNLIEVALEAPKKRSGYFTAPAQQDPEDQLIVPPCLEQEVREQLKSQNPLVLGPAAISTPPSLKDSAWDQSHPSPLPFALSTVPGPGAPTIIKPEVYDTAL; encoded by the exons GAGGCTGGAGCCCACCGAGCGCCCCCTTCAGATGCTTTACGACTACCTGGCGGCCATGGGATACGGCGACCCGCCGCGCCTCCAACAAGAGGCCGCCAATCCCGACCTCAGCTGCTTGATCCGTTTCTATAGTA AGAGACCCGCGAACGCCGACCAGCAGGAGCGAACCTTGTTGAAGGGTGTGTTCAGCGTCCGCAAGGGAAAGACGCAGCTGCACAAGTGGGCTGAACGGCAGGTCATTCTGTGTGGGACGTGTCTCATCGTGGCCTCTGTCAAAGACAGCCTGACTGGAAAGATGCACATTCTGCCCCTGGTGGGGGGGAAG GTGGAAGAAGTGAAAAGGAGACAACACTGTCTGATGTTCAGCTCTGCGGGATCGCAGGCGCAGACTTACTTTGTCAATTTCGACACGCTGGCTGATTACCAGAGATGGCATCGACAGGCAAACAAA GTGGTCTCACAGACTGTCAGCCTGGTGGACCTTTCTTGCTACAGTTTAGAAGCAGTGCCTGAGTATCTCTTTTACAGCCAAGACGTCACCCACCTCAACCTGCGACACAATTTTATGAGCTTGCTGGGGTCTGGTGGTCTGCTTCATCTCCccag ATTCTCCCAGTTGAAGAGCTTGAACTTATCTCACAACCGTCTGGGGGTTTTCccggaatgtgtgtgtgaaatcCTCACCCTCACCGAGCTCAGCCTCAGCTGCAACAATCTCCACAGCGTACCCTCGCAGATTGAGAATCTCCAAAG ctTACAAACCCTGTCTTTGGACGGAAACCATCTTAGCTCCCTACCCGCCGAGCTGGGCGAACTGACCCAGCTGGGCGTCCTGGGCCTTTCCTTCAACGACTTTAATCACATCCCTGCTGTGCTGGAGAGACTGATTGCGGTGGACAAGTTGTCCATGGCCGGGAATCAAGTGGTGTGTTTGGAGGTGTGCGCTCTGCTCAGTGTGAGCCACCTCAAACACATCGACCTCAG GCTGAATGGACTCCGCTGTGTGAAAAGTGAAAGTCCTGAGAATGTGACCCAGCTAACCCACTTGGACCTGAGAGACAACTTTTTAGATTCTCTGGACCTCACTTCCCTCTGCAGTCTGGAGGCTCTCCACTGCCAGCGCAACCAATTGAAGACGCTGGCGGTCAACGGCTTTGCGCTCCGCATGCTTCAAGCTGGCAGCAATC gcctCAGTGCAGTCAATGTTTCCCCAGTCCCAAACCAGTTGACCCACTTGGATTTATCACA GAACCTCCTGGAGCTCCTGCCAGATTGGGTGTGTGactccaaaaaaatggagatgatGGATGTCACGCACAATCTCCTCACTGAGCTTCCATCCAG GTTGCTCAGCAGCTTGAGTTTAAAGAAGCTTCACGTAGGGAACAATTGCTTGCAGAAGTTGCCCGACCTGCTGGAGCACGTCCCTCTGGAGGTCTTGGATGTCCAGCACAATAAATTGGGAGAACTCCCAGAGAGTCTTTTCTTCAAGGCCTTAAA TCTAAAGCATTTAAACGCTTCGGCCAATAACCTGGAAAGTATTCCTTCCTGCGGCCAATCGGATGATAGCCTGAGCACCTTGCAGGAGCTCTACCTCACCAGGAACGCCCTCGATGAAAACTGCGTCGCCATGCTGGTCGGACACCACAATTTGAGGGTCCTGCACATGGCGTACAATCAGCTGCAGTCATTCCCAGCCAG taAACTGAGTAAACTGGAGCTGCTTGAGGAGCTCAATTTAAGTGGCAACAAACTGAAGAGCATTCCCTCTACCGTGTCGAGCTGCAAGAAACTGCATACTCTCATCGCACACTCCAATCACATTAGCGTCTTCCCGGAAATCCTCGACCTTCCTGAAATCAAG CTTGTGGATCTGAGCTGTAATGAGATGACTGAGATCCAACTGCTCAAATCGCTGCCGCCCAccctgcaggagttggatttgACAGGCAACAGCAGTCTGATTCTCGAACACAAAACTCTCTATCTCTTCAG TCACATCCCCACGTTGAAATTGGACCAGAAATCGACCACAATGGGAGACTCGCAAAACGTTTCCACTCCCTGGAGCCACGGGTACTCCGAAATGAGCGGCCAGAGAAACAA GTTGTGTGTGTCAGTGCTAGCCATTGATCAACTAGGAGACAGCCTTGAAGCCTGCTATGGTATTTTCGATGGGGACCGCAACGAGGAAGTACCTAGGCTGCTGCAGTGCACCATGGGTGACGTTCTGTGCGAGGAAGTCCAACATTCCAGTATTGACAGTGTGTATATGAGCAATACCTTCCTGACGTCTCACAG AAAGCTAGGTATGGCCGGACAAAAATTGGGTGCCTCTGCCTTGCTCTGTTATATCCATCACGAGTCCTCGGAACCGGGAGGCTACCTCAGTGTGACGGTGGCAAATGTGGGAAACTGCCAAGCGGTGTTGTGTCGGGATGGGCGACCCGTACCCCTCTCCAAAGTCTACAACCTGGAGAACTGCACAGAAGAAATGGAGAGAGTTAAACTCAGCAAAGCAATTATTACTGAG GATAACAAGGTGAGCGGTGTGACATGTTGCTCACGACTGCTGGGCTGCTCTTATCTCTCCCCCTGGGTGCTCCCCAAGCCCTGGGTTCACACCGAGCCACTTTCATCCCATGAAGACTTCTTGATTCTGGGGAATCGCGCACTGTTCGAGCGCGTGTCCTACCAGGAGGCCGTGTGCACGGTTCAGGCCGTGCGGGATCCGCGGGTGGCCGCCAAGAAGCTTTGCACGCTGGCTCAGAGCTACGGTTGCAAAGACAACATCGGGGCAGCTGTGGTGGCCTTGAAAATCACAGAGGACGGCTGCACCTGCGAGCCGCCAGTCTACACCGCTGAAGCCCGGTGCGTGCCGGTATCAACGACGCCCGCCCCCAGCGACTCGGCCACGTTGTCCTCCACTAGCGGGGTTGTTTCCGAGTTCAACAGCGAGACGTCCGCCTCCGAGGTGGGCAGCGAGGCGGGCTCCACCGCCTCCGACGACCACCCGACGTCAGGTGGAGTCGCGCCTCGCCCCGAGCGGCGTTGCAGCCTGCACCCGGCTACGGCGCCACCCGCAATCACAGTCCCGGGCTCGGTGGGGCTCGTGAGCCACGCGGGCCCTTTCCAGCGGCAACCTTCCTGCGCCACGTTCTCCAGCAACCACTCCGACAACGGCTTGGACAGCGACGACGACACTCCACCGGAAGGCGTCATCTCCAACGGAAGCAGGTTGGAAGTGGAGGTGGACATTCATTGCTGCGCCTTCCAGCTCCGCTCCGGGGCCCCCGAGTACCCGACGGAGACGGACCTTGATTATCCCAACGGCAAGACGCGCCGGCAGAACGGCGTGGTGGTCTCGGCCACGAACGGCTGCTTGTTGGCCGTTTGTGGACGAGAGCTTGCCGACCTGAGAAAATCGCCATCGGCCTCGTGTCTCTTTGGAAAGAAGTTATCCAACGGGTCCGTGGTGGCCCCCGAGGACAGTCACAATCTCATCGAGGTGGCCCTGGAAGCACCTAAGAAGAGGTCCGGGTATTTCACTGCCCCGGCGCAACAGGACCCCGAAGACCAGCTGATTGTACCTCCGTGTTTGGAGCAGGAAGTGCGGGAGCAGTTAAAAAGCCAGAATCCTCTCGTTTTGGGACCCGCCGCGATATCCACACCCCCTTCCTTAAAAGACTCAGCGTGGGACCAATCGCACCCTTCCCCTCTTCCCTTTGCCCTGAGCACCGTGCCAGGCCCTGGAGCCCCCACCATCATAAAGCCTGAAGTCTACGATACCGCCCTCTAA